The window GTTTGGTTATCTTCCCGAGGATACGTCGCTCCACTGCAGCAGATAACAAATAAGTCGATTTTATCCAGAGCTTCCCATTGTTGACAGACATTGACGACGGTAGCTGGCAGGTTTCATTACACGCACAATTGAGACCAGTCGGAAACTTGAACTCTATAGGACACAAATAGACACAGCCGTTAGGACTGTCATTGGCAGGGGATGGTTGCAAAATTTTGAGGTCCTTTGATTGTTCGAATAGCTAAACTATGCGTTAGTACCAGAGAAGACTGTTGTGATGATACGCCTACCATATAATTATACTCAGTGGGATAACAGGTGTTGAAGTCAGGGGAGGCTTTGACTTTCAGTCTACCTTTAATTGAAATGATTGTGAGCAAACAATCTTAGGAGCTTACTCTTTGGTACATTACTTACCCCATAACGTTGCTGTGATCCGCGGTAGATGTTTAAAAAAGCATCCTCGTATCTCTAATGTTCCTCGCAATGAATCCCCTGGACGAAATGAAGGTGGACTGAATTCATGGTCTATTCTCAGTGCCAGCTTCATTGCTACAGTAGCAGACTAGGGCGACCGAGATATTGAAGGTGATGTTGTCTCCTATTGAATGAAAATCGTGATTTTTGTTTCCGCTCAAGCAATTGCAATCATGGAGAGCGAAATTTACTCCTCTATCGAGGTAACGTTGTTTTACCTATGACTTCTGTTTAGCATTCAgaaccaccgccgccggctATACCGGATATACAGGTAGGTCAAAGCTTCTTAGATGAGTGGATACAAACGTGGCTCTTCCCGCTTGAGATAAATTTTTAGTAAAGACATCATAACTCAATCCCCCCCGGGTGTGGAGCATGGTTGAATCATCAttattatcatcatcatcatgatgaCCTGACTTTCgaatgacttttttttcctctggTATCACCTGTAAAGCATCAAAGAAACCACGCGctgctatattttattgATCCTAGCGGGAGGGGTTCGTGGAGTGGTTCCGGAAATACCGCGTCAAAGCAAACTAGCACATCTACTGGGGCAAGAATAGCAACTTCACTCAGAATTCAACGAAAGCTCGCTCATTCCAGGTTAATCATCCAGCTAATAAGCAATGAGCCAGGAATAGAAGGTAGTTGGTTTTTACGCGTACTGCGATTTGTCTACTTCTACTAACTAGAGAATACCAAAGTGGCTTTATCTCCCTTGGTATAATGCCGCTACATGTAATGGCAATCTTGGGTAATGCATGAGCTGACACCTTTGTAACATGGACGGTTGTTTGACAGTGCGATCGACAGCTAACCCTTTACTTTTCGTCCTGGATCGCGTGGTCTATCAGTCGGCGGAAATGGGTTGGACTCAAAATTGAGAATCAGCTTTAATATTCGTGAGACTCTCAATGATTGTCCATGCCATCATAACATTACCAAATATTGGTTCGTTTACTAACCCCGGCCTTATTATTCGTATCGTACATCATCCGTCGTGTGCACAATGAGGGGCGGCGGGCAGCAATGTGGCGGGGATGACGTTAACGCCGTACTATTCAGCCACGCTTTAACAACGGCCTAGTCCTAACACTTGATCCATTGGCCAAGCCTGTATGCCGGTATTTCCGCTTGGGTTAAGCCAGGGTCAGGTGAATAAACTACCTACGTATCCGTAGATCGGAAGCACATGATCAATATGCTGGACGAACTACAACAAATGATTAAAACGCTCCGACAGATATATCAGTTCTAGATTGTTCGTTCACTATTCAAGCAAGCGCTACACAGGTGTGCACTTTGCGTGTTAGGAACGAAAGGCTATGAAACATAGCACACCgaattttgtttcttccgATATATCCGACCGGCAATAGGGAAACTTCTTGAACTTCTATTCTTCTCAAAGGCACTGCACCGAAAGATAAACGAGAGAACCCGCAAATCATGGATACCGAATATAAGCGTAAGCGGGTTGCCAAAGCCTGTCAGAGATGCAGGTCCATGAAGTCAAAGGTAAGGGGTTCGGGTGCAGCGGCCTATTACTTCCATGATTGATAATTTGACTATAGTGCGACGGACAACGACCGGCATGCAGTAGATGTCGGGGTTACGGGTACACCTGCGCTTACCGCTTGCAGCGGCCACGACTACGGGCTGGAACAGATGATCGCTTCAGTCATAGCATTTCCGAGAGATTACCGGACTTGTGCGATGCAATACACCAACAAGAAAGATTACTGGATCATGCCATTTCTCTACTTCCGTCTGGTTCGGAACAAGAAGCGGTCCTGCTGAAGAGTTCCAGTGTCAAATCGCAGCTTGATAACGCCATCTGCAGCATGAAGGTTGAAGTTTTGCCACATGCAGCGGCCAGCGAATCTCGTAGCAAATCAACCCCCTCTAGCTGCGTCGATCGGCCTCCAGGTTACTTGGGCGAGGTCAGTGATATTCGTTTTGTTAACCTTGTGAAAAGGTTTCTGCAAATCCAAGACGGAACAGCAATGACGCAAAAAGATTTCGAAAGCTATGATCAAGGCGAGAATCTAGTACCCTCCAACGAGGTCCCTTGTCCGACAATCCTGCTGCCAGCCTTCGAGGAGGCTAAACATTATATTGATGCTTATTTTACAACTATTCATATCGCTTACCCCTTCATACCTGAATCACCTTTCatacaaatatataaaactattatagaCAATGACAGTCCCAAGGCCCAGAGCTGTAACAGCAACATCGAGACAGCGCTATTATGTAAGCCATGTCCCCTTGAATTCTGAAAAGCCGCTCACTGATTATTCAGATACAATATGTGCAATTGGGGCTTATTATAGGACCTTACCTGGCAAAGAAGAATCAATAGATACGCTATATGAGAAATTGTATTCATACGCTTTAACGTTAGCGCCAGCTTCCAATATGGAACGCTCGCTCGCTCAGGTCTCACTCCTTTTAGCAAGATGTTTTTACCTTCTGGTTGTGTGCAGGACAGAAAGGTGAGCCCCATACGTTAGCCAGGCTTTGCGAAAATGTATTAACAATCATTATAGCTGTTGGACAATACTTGGCCAAGCAGTTCGTGTCGCTCAAAGCATTGGACTGCACATAGAAAGTGAGGAATCAGACAATACGAAAACTATACACTCTCCAGAGATTGAGAAGCGACGCCGTGTGTGGTATTCCATCTATGTATTGGATCGACTTCTCTCCTTACAGCTTGGTCGACCTCCAGCcatccatgatgatgatttcaATGTCCCATTGCCAGCCCGCGCTAGCGATTCCGAGATTGATTGGACTGGCGAAGGTGTCGAAGAGAGAAGTAGTAATAGTCCATCATCAGGAGACTATTTTCTTGCGGTAATCGCATTCTCGGCAATCGTTGGCCGAGTCCTCCGGAGTCTATATTGCCCTAGGCGAAGCCATTTTGCCTCGGAAGATCTTCTTAGCACAAAAGATCTCGATCGGCAACTCATAGACTGGAAAATATCCCTCCCAAGAGCCCTTCGTTTTGATTTAGGTCATACATTTGAGCAATCATACATCTTGAAGAGACAGGCAagtttttcccttcttcggTATAGCCCCAGACACTCATGGAGTCCTTGATATCTAACTATTGGCAGCGAAACATGCTAGCTATAAAGTATCATCATCTTAGGGCTCTCATCTACCGCCCGTATCTCTGCCATCCGCTTCTGATACACCTTGGTGATCCCAATGCAACTATTAGCCAGCTAGATTGGCCACCAATACGCGCATATGAGAGAGCATGTATTTCAGAAGCACGAGAGACGGCACGGTTGCTGCATGGGATCTCTAGCAAAGAGGAGCTAGTTCATGGATTCCCGTGGTGGCAGATGATATCATGTTTAGTATGCGCCAGCTCTATCTTGCTTGTGTCAAGCATATTTGCGGAGTCAACGCTTGAATTATCATCTGAATTTGATACTGCTGGATTGTCTGATGATGCAGAAACATGTCTTAAAGTTTTTGATGCCCTGAGCGTTAACTCACCAGGAGCGAGAATCGCTAGAGATATGATGAAAACTTTGAAAGAGTGCGGCGTGAGGTGGAGTAAGTACATCACCTGTTCAACTGAAGATACATGCTAACGATTTGCAGAAGACGCCAGTGGTGGCACCCCCAAAGACGTTCAGGAGGGTGCAAAAACATTTAATAATTCCCCAACCTTTCAGAGCCAGCTCCCTCATCTAAATACAATAGCAACTTCACTATATACCGGCGATTACGGGCAACATATGCCCATATCTGGCAACCTGATgccaacaagctgctggccCGCGGAAATTGTTGACTCTATGGCATGGTCGGCGCAGTTTTTTGACTTTGGTCACGGAAGGTCGAGCCATACAGAAGGCTTGGGACAAGCGCAGCATGAAAACAATAAAGATCTCTAGGTGTAGCATCACAGAGAAATTGATGGAAAATACCCAGACTTACATTACATACGGGGTAGCTCTTAGGCAATAAATTCAAtctaagtttatattaataatagaatgtaaagagtttttaaacCATATAGTCGCATAGTAATATTCATAGTTACATAAATATTACATTAccttttttccattttttaattttcctagTTTGAGCCATACCATGGAGCGCCTGGTCTTCCTGAGGAAAAAGCATTTCATTCAAATTGGCAACTTCAATTCCCAAACAAACAGCCCCAAACCTTGTTATCTCTGTACGTTTTATTAAAGGGTGATTATAGCAATAGCACTTTTTGACTTTACTAATCCTGTAATAatctactataaaaaaggataaaagatTAGACAAATTGTAGCAATTGTGGCAATTACTATAACGGATCCAGCTTACAGGGGTTTCAACTGCTACGGGGAACCAAGTTGCAACAAGTCCTTCCCCCGTTGTGCCTTAACCAACAAAGTCGCggattattaataagttaaatgCTTTCCTGgcaaatactttaaatttattgtCGTGAAATTCGATAATACGCCTAGATGCAGCGTAAATGCCACTAAAGAACTATTAAGTCGGGACACGGTTATGTAATCTCGTGCGACTGTTAAGACAAgcattattatattaaacttctTTGCAACATCCATAGCCCGTTTCAACAAAATATGAAAATATGTTACACCAAgagaattggaaaaaaaatattcatCCAATTCAGATGCTATATCTAACAGTATTCACGCTTGTTAAAATTAAGTCTGTATAATTTGCTTAGTGGATGTTAAAACAAGACAATTTAAGGCTTCAAGCAACTTACTCTAAGAATTGATGATTGCTTTTGGACAGCTGGAAGCctagttatttttaaggttGCGAAGCATTATAATTTCCCGCCTGCCATCGGGAGTCTCATCGCCGGGCTCATCAGATACACTGAAGCTGTTGCGTTGGTACACTGATTGTGCGGTGGCATTGTCCGGTCGCACTGCGAGTCGAAGTTCGCTGAATCCAGACTGTATGGCCCAGCTCACAATTTTTCCAATAAGAGAAGAGGCGAGTCCTCTGCCCCGAAACCTAGGATCTACCCACATTGAGATAATCTCAGCCCCCCCGTACCCCGTCGGGACCCCCGTTGCCATTCCAACCGCGCGCTCGTCACCGTTTTCGTTAATCTCGTGTACTACGAGGTCAATTGCATCTGGTATTGAGAGTCTGCCACGCCATCGAGCCTCTGGAGCGTCGACCCAGTCGTTGAATCTAGAACCAAAGGCATCAGGCGCATTTGCAAGAGCTGCCAGGCGCACAACTCTCCATGCCTCCCAATCGTCAGCCGACAGGGTGCGCAATTGAAACATTTGGGTTAACATTACTGTATAGAGATTACCATACAGTACCCCAGCTGAAAGTAAACAGATAATAAAAGAGCCCAGACGCACCAGATTTTTAACCGCTCAAGACGAGAAGGCCGGAGGTGTTACAAGTGActcatttttattttactaagaTTCTATTATAGCGCGCAGGTTTAGCTAGACTATATATGGCTTTAATAGTGCAGCTAGCTGCAGCGCCAGGTATTAAATTGTTATATTAAGCAATATTGCTCAGGGTTTAAACAatgaaatataatattacagTTCAATAATGTAtggtataaatatttactattttaatagtatgtTGATTCCAAAGATACTTAccctttaatatatagtccTTCAACCTCCTTGCTTGGGATGATTTGGGTAATATTCTTGCCAGCAAAGTCAATCCCAGTTTCAGGCTTAGCGCTAGTAATTTTGAATTTTGCGCTGTTACTCATAGCAACCGGCGGCGTATCATCGAATCGGTTAGCACAAGAGCCACCGGCGATGATCTTGTCGCCCAAGTAGCCTTGATATGTGGCATACTGGTGGAAAATGGCATTCCAGTTTGGTTCGATATTGCCAATGCCACCAGGAACGGCTTTATCATAAACTCCTACCATGCCGGTCTCAGCAAAATTTTCCATCCAATTTGTCCGACCATATCCTGTGGGAGTGGCAGAGTCCTGATTATAATTGTCTTGCCAGATAGACGACGAGCTGAATGGTTGCTGGTATTGAGGCAGAGCATGCCAGTCAAGACTGTGGGAAACTTCATGGACTAAAGTTGCTAAGTTCGGAGCGCTCTCTACAACACAATCACCAGAGGACCAAGTCCACGCCGCGGCGCCATCATTAAGACCGGGAGTGGCTACCAAATGGCTGAAATGCAAGTGTCAGCACCGAAGACACTGCAGCACAGGTAGGTAATATATAACTCACCGTAGATACGAGCGCATGCGGACTGGTAGTCGGCCAAATATGTCGATCATATCTATTTCAGAAGCTCCAGCGTTTTTGTGACGACAAAACGTCCAAGATGCACTGCAGTCAGTGTAATGGACATTGAATATAGTGAAATCCGCAGGGTTTAGGTGGTATGTGTTTGCCAAGTCCTTGCAGCCCTGGGGAATCCAACCCGCTCCCCAATAGTCCCATGTTGACTGGGTTGGGTGAAGATTGTTACGGAGGTCGTTTTCCAATCGATCATATGGAATGTGGGGGTTAACTTCTGGCTTGTCAGGATtaccagctgcagccagtGTTATGCCAAGAGAGACGGCAACAGCAATGAATTGACCACGCATTGTGAATTATTGATAAATAGCTTAGGGACACGAAGAACTAAGAAGCAGTGATGGTCTGATATAGAAACCTATGAGCTGCTCCGAagatgctttatatattgaTTCAGAACGGAAGCTTTCTCGGCTTTTATATAAGCGTGCCCGCTCGAGCCGCTGTCTCGAGGGCCCTTGCTTGGAAACATGGTACGAATAAGGTTATTGATACACTACTATGCCACTATGATTTACAAGTCTCCCAGGATAACCCATGCTTGAGCTACGATAACAAGTGCTTCAGGTAGTAATTCTGTCCAAAGAACTACAAGTAAATTGCTGCCTTAAGGTCTTTCCCTAccagttctttttttatgccTGTTAATAAGAGAGGGTCTATAGCATAAAAGTATACCTAGCTACTTTTAAAGAGCCGAGTTTAACCTCTTtccttttaaacttaaaaggTTTCTCCACATATCaagcttataatataaaCAAGCATAATTTATCGTATGGCACAGCATTGAAATAATGCTCTAATAGGCAGGAAAATAGAAACACTGGCGGGCGCTGTGCCAGTAGGGAGTTACAAAGAGAATAAACCTATACTTATTTCTAACTAGTGCAATCCTATTGATTACGAAGGATCGAAGGATCGAAGGATTCAACAGCATTGAGCAAATCTAGCGCAGTTGCCTAAACTACAGGACTACCTTACTTTGTTTTGAGAATGACTTCGAGGCGCTTGAGATTCCGGGGCAAGAAGCAGAGCCATCAAGCCCCAGTTTAAAACCAGTTATAGTtcaaatatagtatataaatatacctaTTAATATTGTTAGAGTGCTTTATACTCATTCTCTAGATTGCAATAAAAAATTATGCAAAGGTAAAGAAGTGTACCAGTCTAAAGCCCTAATGGACAAATAAATACACAGCTTcttatttagctttagaaCGTAGTGACTTCAGTATTACGAAAAAAgaaggtagtagtagcataGCTCAGATACCTGCCTAAACGATTAATTGCATAGCCTTTTATTGCGACTCTTTCTGGGCTCTAAAAGGAACCCAGTCTCTGTCTGCACTCATTGTATAGTTTCCTTACATTTACAAATGCTTGTTTCTTGATCTATTCTAAAATCTTAGCAATATAAGTATGTAATATTGCTTATTGATTGGGGTGCTCGCtgcttataaattaataacgcTTCCTTTTTAGAATTGCTTTCAGCAGCTTGCCTGTAAGGTagaatactttatttataaatttagaAGCAGGAAGAACTAAGTTAtttgatgatttttttttcgtcaGTAGCTAATCTATGCACCACTCTTGCTAATGTAACTATCTTGTCCGAACgtatatatttctttctaTAGATACAGtatcctttctctcttttctcttctgcggtctcctatttcttttttttttttttctttttttcttttctcgagTGAGGTGTGCTGCTTTACTTTCCATGTCTCACTAGTATCATTGCGTGTATTCTAGTAACGATTTCTTCCCGCTGGCTTTATAATATCCTTGAAACTCCTTGCAGACTCGGGCGCAGGCAGACATCATTCTATTCAGTTGCCGAATCCGGATTAACTATCAGAAGAATCTGAAGTACATTGATCACCCGAATTCCTCCCGGCAGTTAGAAGGAGAATACCTCTTCCAAGCACACCGAGtaccctttctttttaaggAGAGTTATAACAACATGATATGATCATAAAAAGGATTATTATTGACAAATCGCTTCCAGTAGTTGTAAGCTACATGATGGCAGCAACTAAGAAATTTATGAAATCTTCAATATATAAACTAGGGTAATTATCTAGTAGCAGCTTACTCATTTtcaaatttttatttaagaacgGCCCTGAATTTGTCCATTTAAGGAATTTCGTCCATTTCGAACGGTTATTCCCCTTTGTTATTgtaattaaagctatatatgtGCTATTAGACTTACAAAATAAACCATGGACTTGACCATCTTGTTCCAGGCTTGGCCAATACTATTGTATTGATTGCAGTCGATCCTTGCTATTAATGCTGGCCATTCGAAACCTTTACAAATTCGATCTTTTAAGACAAAATTTGTCTCTTGAGTGAGTAATTGTGAATATTTGCCAAACAacaatgaaaagaagagctgAAAGATTACGTAGCTATGACTTGTGTGGCTTaagaagagagagtttgCGTGGTGGCGAAGCAGTGCGAGCGTCGAGAATCGAACTATCTAGACTTTCCCCGCACGATAAACACTACCTTGGAGCGTGAACTAATATGCTGTGCAtaaaaggttatatataaatagtacTATTGAGAGCGAATACAATTGGTGTTTCATTATCTCAACTTCAGAAATGGTTAGTATCATTGCTGATATGGTTTCGTAGCATATAAATAAGCCTTGTTCCCTTGTTTAAGTCTACATTAATCTACCTCTAAACAACTCTAGTCAATCTAATTAAGATGGTCAACATTTACTTACATTTCTAAGTTATCAGAATGCCATCAGGAAGCTGCTGGTGCGGCGATGTCAAGTATGAGTTTATCGGGGACTC is drawn from Trichoderma asperellum chromosome 4, complete sequence and contains these coding sequences:
- a CDS encoding uncharacterized protein (EggNog:ENOG41~SECRETED:SignalP(1-19)), producing the protein MRGQFIAVAVSLGITLAAAGNPDKPEVNPHIPYDRLENDLRNNLHPTQSTWDYWGAGWIPQGCKDLANTYHLNPADFTIFNVHYTDCSASWTFCRHKNAGASEIDMIDIFGRLPVRMRSYLRHLVATPGLNDGAAAWTWSSGDCVVESAPNLATLVHEVSHSLDWHALPQYQQPFSSSSIWQDNYNQDSATPTGYGRTNWMENFAETGMVGVYDKAVPGGIGNIEPNWNAIFHQYATYQGYLGDKIIAGGSCANRFDDTPPVAMSNSAKFKITSAKPETGIDFAGKNITQIIPSKEVEGLYIKG
- a CDS encoding uncharacterized protein (EggNog:ENOG41~TransMembrane:2 (o416-435i561-582o)), translating into MDTEYKRKRVAKACQRCRSMKSKCDGQRPACSRCRGYGYTCAYRLQRPRLRAGTDDRFSHSISERLPDLCDAIHQQERLLDHAISLLPSGSEQEAVLLKSSSVKSQLDNAICSMKVEVLPHAAASESRSKSTPSSCVDRPPGYLGEVSDIRFVNLVKRFLQIQDGTAMTQKDFESYDQGENLVPSNEVPCPTILLPAFEEAKHYIDAYFTTIHIAYPFIPESPFIQIYKTIIDNDSPKAQSCNSNIETALLYTICAIGAYYRTLPGKEESIDTLYEKLYSYALTLAPASNMERSLAQVSLLLARCFYLLVVCRTESCWTILGQAVRVAQSIGLHIESEESDNTKTIHSPEIEKRRRVWYSIYVLDRLLSLQLGRPPAIHDDDFNVPLPARASDSEIDWTGEGVEERSSNSPSSGDYFLAVIAFSAIVGRVLRSLYCPRRSHFASEDLLSTKDLDRQLIDWKISLPRALRFDLGHTFEQSYILKRQRNMLAIKYHHLRALIYRPYLCHPLLIHLGDPNATISQLDWPPIRAYERACISEARETARLLHGISSKEELVHGFPWWQMISCLVCASSILLVSSIFAESTLELSSEFDTAGLSDDAETCLKVFDALSVNSPGARIARDMMKTLKECGVRWKDASGGTPKDVQEGAKTFNNSPTFQSQLPHLNTIATSLYTGDYGQHMPISGNLMPTSCWPAEIVDSMAWSAQFFDFGHGRSSHTEGLGQAQHENNKDL
- a CDS encoding uncharacterized protein (EggNog:ENOG41); the protein is MLTQMFQLRTLSADDWEAWRVVRLAALANAPDAFGSRFNDWVDAPEARWRGRLSIPDAIDLVVHEINENGDERAVGMATGVPTGYGGAEIISMWVDPRFRGRGLASSLIGKIVSWAIQSGFSELRLAVRPDNATAQSVYQRNSFSVSDEPGDETPDGRREIIMLRNLKNN